One window of the Granulicella arctica genome contains the following:
- a CDS encoding Fpg/Nei family DNA glycosylase, with amino-acid sequence MPEGDTIYRSARAIQKAIGGKVVTGFDTGLAKIARVNDDTPIVGRTVEKVTSHGKWLLIYFSGDLILVTHMLMSGTWHLYRTGEKWWMGRERMRVVITTADWQAIAFNVPIVEFYTARTLERNSQIPKLGPDILSSDFTVESGVERLRQYGLANPDAEIGVVLLNQRVLAGLGNVYKSEVPFTAGVNPFRAMKTLTPKELDVMAEVSQRYMKANVLDGSGDGIITYSGNRRTTHANNREERLWVYGRQGQECRRCGAKVMMRKQGEQARSTYWCPECQPWVAINTGEVAAGSETPVGTQNTAPVGRTMSPRRRKVGC; translated from the coding sequence ATGCCTGAGGGCGACACCATCTATCGCTCAGCCCGCGCGATCCAGAAGGCAATCGGCGGTAAGGTCGTCACGGGTTTCGACACCGGCCTCGCGAAGATTGCGAGGGTGAACGATGACACGCCCATCGTCGGCCGAACCGTCGAGAAGGTGACGTCACATGGCAAGTGGCTGTTGATCTACTTCTCGGGCGATCTGATTCTCGTCACGCACATGCTGATGAGCGGCACATGGCATCTCTATCGAACTGGCGAGAAGTGGTGGATGGGGCGGGAGCGGATGCGCGTCGTGATCACGACGGCGGACTGGCAGGCCATCGCCTTCAACGTTCCGATCGTCGAGTTCTATACGGCGCGGACGCTTGAGCGCAACAGTCAGATTCCCAAGCTTGGGCCGGATATTCTTTCGTCTGATTTTACGGTGGAGAGCGGTGTGGAGCGGCTGCGGCAGTATGGCCTGGCAAACCCCGACGCGGAGATTGGCGTCGTGCTGCTGAACCAGCGTGTACTTGCCGGGCTGGGCAATGTTTATAAAAGCGAGGTTCCGTTCACCGCTGGTGTGAATCCGTTCCGAGCCATGAAGACGTTGACGCCCAAAGAACTGGATGTCATGGCCGAGGTTTCGCAGCGATACATGAAGGCCAATGTGCTCGATGGCTCAGGCGACGGGATCATTACCTACTCGGGCAATCGGCGCACAACCCACGCGAACAATCGTGAGGAGCGCCTCTGGGTCTATGGACGGCAGGGCCAGGAGTGCCGGCGATGCGGCGCAAAGGTCATGATGCGCAAGCAGGGAGAGCAGGCACGATCAACCTACTGGTGCCCGGAGTGCCAACCATGGGTCGCGATCAACACAGGGGAAGTTGCGGCTGGCTCCGAGACCCCGGTAGGCACCCAGAACACCGCACCGGTCGGGCGAACCATGTCGCCTCGTCGCCGCAAGGTCGGTTGCTAA
- a CDS encoding PBP1A family penicillin-binding protein, whose protein sequence is MAVKLKLGNPSRSPQSTSFRWRVARVFLVAILAVVLIGACIFGYLYHHYENVVDDRLAAGPMFASVAQIYAAPREVRTGQKMTVALIGQDLRRAGYNSNPQLGSFEVNGDNILIKPGAESYHSTDGATISTANGVVQSITAENGAALRAYELEPQLITALSEDKNRTKRRLVTYKNIPPRLVQAVTAIEDRRFFEHGGINYVRIAKCAVQDVLAQRMNCGGSTLTQQLARGFFLSQDKKISRKIAEVMITFQLESHFSKQQIFEMYANQINLGQRGSYAVNGVGEAAQAFFGKDLGQLDLAECAMVAGLIQNPSRRNPYRHPDRAMERRNLVLDSMVQTGAITEAEASRAKAEPIHLASQNVEASEAPYFVDLVHEQLSQRMSDQDMSHASLRIYTSLDPELQRAASEAVDVGMKNVDELIRKLHKTSKGGPSAPITYPQVSLIALNPHTGQVLALVGGRNYGLSQLNHAVSKRPTGSIFKPFVYATAYNSSLNSQSLGEGGVFTAVTKLNDDPQDFSTGGQSYTPGNFVRGEYPGMVTAATAIEHSLNIATIALAQLVGYENVAALARSAGITAARATPSVALGTYSASPLDMAGAYTTFANGGVHLTPWLLASVRNTAGDIVSDFAPEARQVMDPRSAYLTQSLLEGVMARGTGSAVRRLGFTAPAAGKTGTSHDVWFAGYSSNLLCIVWVGNDDYTDISNGLAKPVQGADTAAPIWAQFMNRAIKLPQYSDMKTFTAPSGVTTVRLDKVTNLLADASCTNNYTAAFLDGTAPQGTCSQMTENPQSLIQRLFGGGTNADQPPAASVYPGNAPSPNSPATQKPYRPAVPVDPNVTPSADPAQPKKKNFFKKLFGGSGDKQQQTPPPQPPQ, encoded by the coding sequence TTGGCCGTCAAACTCAAGCTTGGCAATCCCTCTCGTTCTCCGCAGTCGACCAGCTTTCGCTGGCGCGTGGCGCGTGTCTTTCTTGTGGCGATCCTGGCCGTTGTGCTGATCGGCGCGTGCATCTTCGGCTACCTGTATCACCACTATGAGAACGTGGTCGACGATCGGCTCGCCGCAGGGCCGATGTTCGCCAGCGTGGCACAGATCTACGCCGCGCCGCGCGAGGTCCGCACCGGGCAGAAGATGACGGTCGCCCTGATCGGGCAGGACCTGCGCCGGGCCGGCTACAACAGCAACCCGCAGCTTGGATCATTCGAAGTCAATGGTGACAACATCCTCATCAAGCCGGGTGCAGAGAGCTACCACTCGACCGACGGCGCGACGATCAGCACAGCGAACGGTGTCGTCCAGAGCATCACCGCAGAGAATGGTGCGGCACTGCGCGCCTACGAGCTTGAGCCACAACTCATCACGGCACTCTCAGAGGACAAGAACCGTACGAAGCGGCGGCTTGTGACCTATAAGAACATTCCGCCCCGCCTCGTTCAGGCTGTCACCGCGATTGAAGATCGTCGCTTCTTCGAGCATGGCGGCATCAACTACGTCCGCATCGCGAAGTGCGCGGTGCAGGACGTCCTGGCGCAACGCATGAACTGCGGAGGATCGACGCTGACGCAGCAGCTTGCGCGCGGCTTCTTCCTCTCGCAGGATAAGAAGATCTCCCGCAAGATCGCCGAGGTGATGATCACCTTCCAGCTTGAATCTCACTTCAGCAAACAGCAGATCTTCGAGATGTACGCCAACCAGATCAACCTCGGCCAGCGCGGATCCTACGCGGTCAACGGAGTCGGCGAAGCGGCACAGGCCTTCTTCGGCAAAGACCTTGGCCAACTCGATCTCGCGGAGTGCGCGATGGTCGCCGGGCTGATTCAGAACCCCAGCCGCCGCAATCCGTATCGCCACCCCGATCGTGCCATGGAGCGACGCAACCTTGTGCTCGACTCCATGGTGCAGACGGGTGCAATCACGGAAGCGGAGGCCAGCCGCGCCAAGGCCGAGCCCATCCATCTTGCATCGCAAAATGTCGAGGCCAGCGAGGCGCCGTACTTTGTCGACCTCGTCCATGAGCAGCTTTCACAGCGCATGAGCGATCAGGATATGAGCCATGCGAGCCTGCGCATCTACACCTCGCTTGACCCCGAGTTGCAGCGGGCCGCCTCAGAGGCAGTTGATGTTGGCATGAAGAATGTCGACGAACTGATCCGCAAATTGCACAAGACCTCAAAAGGTGGTCCGTCCGCCCCGATCACCTATCCACAGGTCTCCCTCATTGCCCTCAATCCCCACACAGGTCAGGTGCTCGCGCTGGTTGGCGGGCGGAACTACGGGCTGAGTCAGTTGAACCACGCAGTGTCCAAGCGGCCTACCGGATCGATCTTCAAACCGTTCGTTTACGCCACGGCCTATAACTCCTCTCTCAATAGTCAATCACTCGGCGAGGGTGGAGTCTTCACTGCCGTCACCAAACTCAACGACGATCCCCAGGACTTCAGCACCGGAGGGCAGTCCTATACGCCTGGCAACTTTGTCCGGGGCGAGTACCCTGGCATGGTCACCGCCGCCACTGCCATTGAGCACTCACTGAACATCGCCACCATTGCCCTTGCGCAACTGGTCGGTTATGAGAACGTAGCTGCCCTCGCACGTTCTGCTGGCATCACCGCTGCCCGTGCTACACCGTCGGTCGCTCTTGGAACCTATAGCGCATCTCCGCTCGACATGGCCGGCGCGTACACAACCTTTGCCAATGGCGGCGTCCACCTTACCCCGTGGCTGCTCGCAAGCGTCCGCAACACGGCGGGCGACATCGTCTCCGACTTCGCTCCCGAAGCCCGCCAGGTTATGGACCCTCGCTCCGCCTATCTCACCCAATCTCTGCTCGAAGGCGTGATGGCGCGCGGCACCGGATCTGCCGTCCGACGACTCGGCTTCACCGCTCCCGCAGCTGGCAAGACGGGAACCTCACACGATGTCTGGTTCGCCGGATACTCGTCCAATCTCCTCTGCATCGTCTGGGTTGGCAACGACGACTACACCGATATCTCGAATGGCCTGGCAAAACCGGTTCAGGGTGCGGATACCGCCGCTCCCATCTGGGCGCAGTTTATGAACCGCGCCATCAAGCTTCCGCAGTACTCCGACATGAAGACCTTCACGGCTCCGAGCGGGGTCACCACGGTGCGCCTCGATAAGGTCACCAACCTGCTCGCGGATGCTTCGTGCACGAACAACTACACGGCCGCTTTCCTCGACGGTACGGCTCCCCAGGGGACCTGCAGCCAGATGACCGAAAATCCGCAGAGTCTCATTCAGAGACTCTTCGGCGGTGGCACCAACGCGGACCAACCTCCGGCAGCATCGGTATACCCGGGCAATGCGCCTTCACCAAACTCGCCTGCAACGCAGAAGCCCTATCGCCCTGCGGTGCCGGTCGATCCAAACGTTACGCCCTCGGCCGATCCTGCACAGCCCAAGAAGAAGAACTTCTTCAAGAAGCTGTTCGGTGGCTCCGGCGATAAGCAGCAGCAGACGCCACCTCCACAGCCGCCGCAGTAG